The Salvelinus sp. IW2-2015 unplaced genomic scaffold, ASM291031v2 Un_scaffold762, whole genome shotgun sequence genome includes a region encoding these proteins:
- the stx12 gene encoding syntaxin-12 isoform X2: MFSWKTRTFLSDPNLLTGSVHMFPLYLPPNPTVSTQQSHPAPNSLHPAPNSLHPPNSLHQQPPPNSLHPTASTQQPPPNSLHPQLHPTPPTASTQPPTVSTLPKSTTAQAAMSSGKAGRYLTQPRDSNTLIQTCSSNIQKITQNTAQIKSMVNQLGTGQDTSELRDSLQQIQHFTNLLAKETNKHLKDLGSVSPXSAPSEQRQQKIQKDRLMNDFSAALNNFQAIQRQAAQKEKESVARARAGSRLSAEDGASEEQLVSFDNQDDWAQTTTQTTEEAITEEDLVLIKERETNIRQLESDILDVNQIFKDLAVMIHDQGEVIDSIEANVESAEVHVDRGTEQLQRAAYFQQKSRKKMCILAVVLSIVLTVLGIIIWQATQ; encoded by the exons atgttttcatggaaaacaaggacatttttaagtgaccccaaccttttgacaggtagtgtacaTATGTTCCCATTATACCTGCCACCCAACCCAACAGTCTCCACCCAACAGTCCCACCCTGCCCCCAACAGTCTCCACCCTGCCCCCAACAGTCTCCACCCACCCAACAGCCTCCACCAACAGCCTCCACCCAACAGCCTCCACCCAACAGCCTCCACCCAACAGCCTCCACCCAACAGCCTCCACCCACAGCTCCACCCAACCCCCCCAACAGCCTCCACCCAAC CCCCAACA GTCTCCACCCTGCCGAAGAGCACCACCGCACAGGCAGCAATGTCTTCTGGTAAAGCAGGCCGCTATCTCACCCAGCCACGAGACTCCAATACCCTCATCCAGACATGCAGCTCCAACATCCAGAAGATCACACAGAACA CTGCCCAGATAAAGAGCATGGTGAATCAGCTGGGGACGGGACAAGACACCAGCGAACTGAGGGACAGTCT GCAGCAGATACAGCACTTTACRAACCTGCTGGCCAAGGAGACCAACAAGCACCTGAAAGACCTGGGCTCCGTCTCACCATRTTCAGCACCGTCAGAGCAG AGGCAACAGAAGATCCAGAAGGACCGACTGATGAATGATTTCTCCGCTGCCCTCAACAACTTCCAGGCCATCCAGCGCCAGGCAGCACAGAAGGAGAAGGAGTCTGTGGCCAGAGCCCGAGCTGGTTCCCGTCTCTCA GCTGAAGATGGTGCCTCTGAGGAACAGCTTGTGTCTTTTGATAA CCAAGATGATTGGGCTCAGACAACCACACAGACGACAGAGGAGGCCATAACAGAAGAGGACTTGGTGCTtatcaaggagagagagactaacatCAGACAGCTAGAA TCGGACATCTTGGATGTGAACCAGATCTTCAAGGACCTGGCAGTGATGATTCATGATCAGGGAGAGGTGATTG ACAGCATAGAGGCCAACGTGGAGAGTGCTGAGGTCCACGTAGACCGAGGGACAGAGCAGCTTCAGAGAGCCGCCTACTTCCAG CAAAAGTCCCGTAAGAAGATGTGCATCTTGGCCGTGGTCCTGTCCATAGTACTGACCGTACTGGGCATCATCATCTGGCAAGCCACCCAATGA
- the stx12 gene encoding syntaxin-12 isoform X1 yields the protein MFSWKTRTFLSDPNLLTGSVHMFPLYLPPNPTVSTQQSHPAPNSLHPAPNSLHPPNSLHQQPPPNSLHPTASTQQPPPNSLHPQLHPTPPTASTQPPTVSTLPKSTTAQAAMSSGKAGRYLTQPRDSNTLIQTCSSNIQKITQNTAQIKSMVNQLGTGQDTSELRDSLQQIQHFTNLLAKETNKHLKDLGSVSPXSAPSEQRQQKIQKDRLMNDFSAALNNFQAIQRQAAQKEKESVARARAGSRLSAEDGASEEQLVSFDNQDDWAQTTTQTTEEAITEEDLVLIKERETNIRQLESDILDVNQIFKDLAVMIHDQGEVIDSIEANVESAEVHVDRGTEQLQRAAYFQFFVSAAQLSPTHPSLCSVSHLSKSPVRRCASWPWSCP from the exons atgttttcatggaaaacaaggacatttttaagtgaccccaaccttttgacaggtagtgtacaTATGTTCCCATTATACCTGCCACCCAACCCAACAGTCTCCACCCAACAGTCCCACCCTGCCCCCAACAGTCTCCACCCTGCCCCCAACAGTCTCCACCCACCCAACAGCCTCCACCAACAGCCTCCACCCAACAGCCTCCACCCAACAGCCTCCACCCAACAGCCTCCACCCAACAGCCTCCACCCACAGCTCCACCCAACCCCCCCAACAGCCTCCACCCAAC CCCCAACA GTCTCCACCCTGCCGAAGAGCACCACCGCACAGGCAGCAATGTCTTCTGGTAAAGCAGGCCGCTATCTCACCCAGCCACGAGACTCCAATACCCTCATCCAGACATGCAGCTCCAACATCCAGAAGATCACACAGAACA CTGCCCAGATAAAGAGCATGGTGAATCAGCTGGGGACGGGACAAGACACCAGCGAACTGAGGGACAGTCT GCAGCAGATACAGCACTTTACRAACCTGCTGGCCAAGGAGACCAACAAGCACCTGAAAGACCTGGGCTCCGTCTCACCATRTTCAGCACCGTCAGAGCAG AGGCAACAGAAGATCCAGAAGGACCGACTGATGAATGATTTCTCCGCTGCCCTCAACAACTTCCAGGCCATCCAGCGCCAGGCAGCACAGAAGGAGAAGGAGTCTGTGGCCAGAGCCCGAGCTGGTTCCCGTCTCTCA GCTGAAGATGGTGCCTCTGAGGAACAGCTTGTGTCTTTTGATAA CCAAGATGATTGGGCTCAGACAACCACACAGACGACAGAGGAGGCCATAACAGAAGAGGACTTGGTGCTtatcaaggagagagagactaacatCAGACAGCTAGAA TCGGACATCTTGGATGTGAACCAGATCTTCAAGGACCTGGCAGTGATGATTCATGATCAGGGAGAGGTGATTG ACAGCATAGAGGCCAACGTGGAGAGTGCTGAGGTCCACGTAGACCGAGGGACAGAGCAGCTTCAGAGAGCCGCCTACTTCCAG TTTTTTGTTTCTGCAGCTCAACTGTCACCAACCCACCCatccctctgctctgtctctcacctCAGCAAAAGTCCCGTAAGAAGATGTGCATCTTGGCCGTGGTCCTGTCCATAG
- the stx12 gene encoding syntaxin-12 isoform X3, translating to MFSWKTRTFLSDPNLLTGSVHMFPLYLPPNPTVSTQQSHPAPNSLHPAPNSLHPPNSLHQQPPPNSLHPTASTQQPPPNSLHPQLHPTPPTASTQPPTVSTLPKSTTAQAAMSSGKAGRYLTQPRDSNTLIQTCSSNIQKITQNTAQIKSMVNQLGTGQDTSELRDSLQQIQHFTNLLAKETNKHLKDLGSVSPXSAPSEQRQQKIQKDRLMNDFSAALNNFQAIQRQAAQKEKESVARARAGSRLSAEDGASEEQLVSFDNQDDWAQTTTQTTEEAITEEDLVLIKERETNIRQLESDILDVNQIFKDLAVMIHDQGEVIDSIEANVESAEVHVDRGTEQLQRAAYFQLNCHQPTHPSALSLTSAKVP from the exons atgttttcatggaaaacaaggacatttttaagtgaccccaaccttttgacaggtagtgtacaTATGTTCCCATTATACCTGCCACCCAACCCAACAGTCTCCACCCAACAGTCCCACCCTGCCCCCAACAGTCTCCACCCTGCCCCCAACAGTCTCCACCCACCCAACAGCCTCCACCAACAGCCTCCACCCAACAGCCTCCACCCAACAGCCTCCACCCAACAGCCTCCACCCAACAGCCTCCACCCACAGCTCCACCCAACCCCCCCAACAGCCTCCACCCAAC CCCCAACA GTCTCCACCCTGCCGAAGAGCACCACCGCACAGGCAGCAATGTCTTCTGGTAAAGCAGGCCGCTATCTCACCCAGCCACGAGACTCCAATACCCTCATCCAGACATGCAGCTCCAACATCCAGAAGATCACACAGAACA CTGCCCAGATAAAGAGCATGGTGAATCAGCTGGGGACGGGACAAGACACCAGCGAACTGAGGGACAGTCT GCAGCAGATACAGCACTTTACRAACCTGCTGGCCAAGGAGACCAACAAGCACCTGAAAGACCTGGGCTCCGTCTCACCATRTTCAGCACCGTCAGAGCAG AGGCAACAGAAGATCCAGAAGGACCGACTGATGAATGATTTCTCCGCTGCCCTCAACAACTTCCAGGCCATCCAGCGCCAGGCAGCACAGAAGGAGAAGGAGTCTGTGGCCAGAGCCCGAGCTGGTTCCCGTCTCTCA GCTGAAGATGGTGCCTCTGAGGAACAGCTTGTGTCTTTTGATAA CCAAGATGATTGGGCTCAGACAACCACACAGACGACAGAGGAGGCCATAACAGAAGAGGACTTGGTGCTtatcaaggagagagagactaacatCAGACAGCTAGAA TCGGACATCTTGGATGTGAACCAGATCTTCAAGGACCTGGCAGTGATGATTCATGATCAGGGAGAGGTGATTG ACAGCATAGAGGCCAACGTGGAGAGTGCTGAGGTCCACGTAGACCGAGGGACAGAGCAGCTTCAGAGAGCCGCCTACTTCCAG CTCAACTGTCACCAACCCACCCatccctctgctctgtctctcacctCAGCAAAAGTCCCGTAA
- the stx12 gene encoding syntaxin-12 isoform X4, protein MFSWKTRTFLSDPNLLTGSVHMFPLYLPPNPTVSTQQSHPAPNSLHPAPNSLHPPNSLHQQPPPNSLHPTASTQQPPPNSLHPQLHPTPPTASTQPPTVSTLPKSTTAQAAMSSGKAGRYLTQPRDSNTLIQTCSSNIQKITQNTAQIKSMVNQLGTGQDTSELRDSLQQIQHFTNLLAKETNKHLKDLGSVSPXSAPSEQRQQKIQKDRLMNDFSAALNNFQAIQRQAAQKEKESVARARAGSRLSAEDGASEEQLVSFDNQDDWAQTTTQTTEEAITEEDLVLIKERETNIRQLESDILDVNQIFKDLAVMIHDQGEVIDSIEANVESAEVHVDRGTEQLQRAAYFQILRPLLASDGCRF, encoded by the exons atgttttcatggaaaacaaggacatttttaagtgaccccaaccttttgacaggtagtgtacaTATGTTCCCATTATACCTGCCACCCAACCCAACAGTCTCCACCCAACAGTCCCACCCTGCCCCCAACAGTCTCCACCCTGCCCCCAACAGTCTCCACCCACCCAACAGCCTCCACCAACAGCCTCCACCCAACAGCCTCCACCCAACAGCCTCCACCCAACAGCCTCCACCCAACAGCCTCCACCCACAGCTCCACCCAACCCCCCCAACAGCCTCCACCCAAC CCCCAACA GTCTCCACCCTGCCGAAGAGCACCACCGCACAGGCAGCAATGTCTTCTGGTAAAGCAGGCCGCTATCTCACCCAGCCACGAGACTCCAATACCCTCATCCAGACATGCAGCTCCAACATCCAGAAGATCACACAGAACA CTGCCCAGATAAAGAGCATGGTGAATCAGCTGGGGACGGGACAAGACACCAGCGAACTGAGGGACAGTCT GCAGCAGATACAGCACTTTACRAACCTGCTGGCCAAGGAGACCAACAAGCACCTGAAAGACCTGGGCTCCGTCTCACCATRTTCAGCACCGTCAGAGCAG AGGCAACAGAAGATCCAGAAGGACCGACTGATGAATGATTTCTCCGCTGCCCTCAACAACTTCCAGGCCATCCAGCGCCAGGCAGCACAGAAGGAGAAGGAGTCTGTGGCCAGAGCCCGAGCTGGTTCCCGTCTCTCA GCTGAAGATGGTGCCTCTGAGGAACAGCTTGTGTCTTTTGATAA CCAAGATGATTGGGCTCAGACAACCACACAGACGACAGAGGAGGCCATAACAGAAGAGGACTTGGTGCTtatcaaggagagagagactaacatCAGACAGCTAGAA TCGGACATCTTGGATGTGAACCAGATCTTCAAGGACCTGGCAGTGATGATTCATGATCAGGGAGAGGTGATTG ACAGCATAGAGGCCAACGTGGAGAGTGCTGAGGTCCACGTAGACCGAGGGACAGAGCAGCTTCAGAGAGCCGCCTACTTCCAG aTCCTGCGTCCCCTGCTAGCTAGCGATGGCTGCCGATTTTAA
- the stx12 gene encoding syntaxin-12 isoform X5, which translates to MFSWKTRTFLSDPNLLTGSVHMFPLYLPPNPTVSTQQSHPAPNSLHPAPNSLHPPNSLHQQPPPNSLHPTASTQQPPPNSLHPQLHPTPPTASTQPPTVSTLPKSTTAQAAMSSGKAGRYLTQPRDSNTLIQTCSSNIQKITQNTAQIKSMVNQLGTGQDTSELRDSLQQIQHFTNLLAKETNKHLKDLGSVSPXSAPSEQRQQKIQKDRLMNDFSAALNNFQAIQRQAAQKEKESVARARAGSRLSAEDGASEEQLVSFDNQDDWAQTTTQTTEEAITEEDLVLIKERETNIRQLESDILDVNQIFKDLAVMIHDQGEVIEKLTXQGV; encoded by the exons atgttttcatggaaaacaaggacatttttaagtgaccccaaccttttgacaggtagtgtacaTATGTTCCCATTATACCTGCCACCCAACCCAACAGTCTCCACCCAACAGTCCCACCCTGCCCCCAACAGTCTCCACCCTGCCCCCAACAGTCTCCACCCACCCAACAGCCTCCACCAACAGCCTCCACCCAACAGCCTCCACCCAACAGCCTCCACCCAACAGCCTCCACCCAACAGCCTCCACCCACAGCTCCACCCAACCCCCCCAACAGCCTCCACCCAAC CCCCAACA GTCTCCACCCTGCCGAAGAGCACCACCGCACAGGCAGCAATGTCTTCTGGTAAAGCAGGCCGCTATCTCACCCAGCCACGAGACTCCAATACCCTCATCCAGACATGCAGCTCCAACATCCAGAAGATCACACAGAACA CTGCCCAGATAAAGAGCATGGTGAATCAGCTGGGGACGGGACAAGACACCAGCGAACTGAGGGACAGTCT GCAGCAGATACAGCACTTTACRAACCTGCTGGCCAAGGAGACCAACAAGCACCTGAAAGACCTGGGCTCCGTCTCACCATRTTCAGCACCGTCAGAGCAG AGGCAACAGAAGATCCAGAAGGACCGACTGATGAATGATTTCTCCGCTGCCCTCAACAACTTCCAGGCCATCCAGCGCCAGGCAGCACAGAAGGAGAAGGAGTCTGTGGCCAGAGCCCGAGCTGGTTCCCGTCTCTCA GCTGAAGATGGTGCCTCTGAGGAACAGCTTGTGTCTTTTGATAA CCAAGATGATTGGGCTCAGACAACCACACAGACGACAGAGGAGGCCATAACAGAAGAGGACTTGGTGCTtatcaaggagagagagactaacatCAGACAGCTAGAA TCGGACATCTTGGATGTGAACCAGATCTTCAAGGACCTGGCAGTGATGATTCATGATCAGGGAGAGGTGATTG aaAAGCTGACCCWCCAGGGTGTTTga